The nucleotide window TCGTCCGCGCTCCGCCTGGCCTCCGCAGGGGACGGCCGGTTCCCGTTGCAGACCTCGCCGCAGAGTTTCGCGGCGAGGTCCGTGACGTCGGCCTCGGTGCCGTCGCTGGCGACGCGCTCGAACGTCCGCTGGTACGTGGCCGCACAGCGCTGCCCGCCGTCCGTGGTGGTCGCGTCTATCGCGTACTCGATTTGTTTGACCGCTTCCGTCGGTCGCATGGTGGGACGTACGGGTTCGTCACAGTTAACTTCACTCTGAGTCGGAATCGAGTTAATCGTCTGCTCGTTCGCCACTGGTGCCCTTCGGGTCGCGGAAAATCGCTAGTCGACGAGCCGTTCCATCGCCCGCAGGTACTCCGCGGCGACCTCGTGGTCCGCGTCGGCGTGGTACTCGACCCGGGAACAGCCGAAGAGGAGTCGCTCCCGGAGGGGGCCCTCCGGGAGTTCGGTCCGGGAGACGGTGACGACCGTATCCAACGCGTCGAGCAGTCGTTCCGTCTCACCTCCAGCCGCGTACAGGCGGGCCTCGGCGACCAGATGAGACAACGCCGTGTGGACGCCCGCCGGGCGATCGGTCCCTTCGTCGCTCACGCACCGGGGTAGTCGGCGGACGCACCTAAATCCCGCAGGTCGGCGACGCCGGACCGACGGGTATTACGGGCCACTCCCCCGTCGATCCCCCGCATGAACGGGCGAACGAGTCGGGCGGCTGTCGCCGAGCGCGCCGCGCGGGCCGGTGCGGCAGTGGCGTCCGGACGGTTCCGCAGCGACGTCGACGTGGAGACGAAGGGTGGCAAGACGAACGTCGTCACCGAGGCCGACCGGGCGTCACAGCGCCGGGTCATCGAGATCGTTCGCGACGCCTACCCGACGGACGCGCTGGTCGGCGAGGAGGAAGAGGAGCTGAAGGCGATTCCATCGGAGGGTCCGGCCTGGGTCGTCGACCCCATCGACGGGACGAACAACTACGTCCGCGATATTCGGGTGTTCGCCACCGCAGTCGCCGCGGTCGTCGACGGCGACCCGGTCGCGGCCGCGAACGTCCTCCCGGCGATGGACGACGTGTACACGTCCGACGCCGACGGCGCATACCGAAACGGGCAATCCGTGGCGGTCAGCGATATCTCCGACCCCGAGAGGGCGACGGTCGCGCCGACGGTCTGGTGGGGGTTCGACCGGCGGGACGAGTACGCGGCGGCCTGCTCGGAGATCGTCCGTCGGTTCGGCGACATGCGACGGTTCGGCTGCGCGCAGGCGACGCTGGCGATGGTCGCCGACGGGTCACTGGAGGGGACGATCACGAACGTCGCGTGCAACCCCTGGGACACGGTCGCCGGCGTCCACATGGTCCGGCAGGCGGAGGGACGGGTGACGGATCTCGACGGTGAGCGCTGGACGCACGACTCCCGCGGTCTCGTCGCCTCGAACGGCTCCGTCCACGACGAACTGCTCGACGCGGCGCGCGGAATCGACGCCGTCAGGGGGTGAGGAACTCGCCGGGAGTGGAACGAGCGCAACGTCGAAGTACCGGCCAGTCGGAGGTTCGGTATGGAACTCGACGACACGGACCGTGCCATCCTCCGCATCCTGCAGGAGGACGCGCGCACGCCGTTCAGCGAGGTGGCGCGGCGCATCGACATGTCCAGCGCGACGGTCCACGACCGCGTCTCGCGCCTGGAGGAGGCCGGGGTCATCCGGGGGTACCACGCCGAGATCGACCCCGGATCCGTGGGATACGGGGTCTCGGCGCTCGTCGGACTTCGGGTCCAGCAGGGACACGAGGACGAGGCGCTCGCCCGGTTGCGCGAGGTGGACGGCGTCCGGGAGATCCACCTGACGACCGGGGAGTGGGACGTGATGATGCGGGTGTACGCCGAGAACACCGACGACCTCCGGGAGCTGATGTTCGGACAGATCGCGGGGATGGACGGGTTCGACCGCTCGCAGACGATGGTCATCCTCGGGACCGCCTACGAGGAGGCGGGCGTCCCGATCCCGTCGCACCGATAGTATTTCACGGCGACACCTCCACCTCCGCGTAGCGACCGATGAAGGCCATCAAGGACAGCGTCCACGACTACATCACCCTCGACCCCGCCGCCGCCGACCTGCTGGACACCGACGCCGTCCAGCGGCTCCGGCACATCAAGCAGCTCTCCACCGTCCGGCTCGTCTACCCGTCGGCATCCCACACACGGTTCGAGCACAGCCTCGGCGTCTACCATCTCGCCTCCCGGGCGCTGGACTCGCTGGGGATCGAGGGCGACCGGGCCAGGCACGTCCGGGCCGCCGCGCTCCTCCACGACGTCGGCCACGGACCGTACGGTCACCAGACCGAGACGGTGATCGAGCGACACACCGGCCAGCATCACGACGAGGTCGGCGACCTGCTCGGCCGGACCGACGCGGCCGACGTCCTCGAGTTCCACGACCTCGACCCCGATCGTGTCGCTGCGCTCGTCCGCGGCGAGGGGGAACTCGGCCAACTCGTCTCGGGTGAACTGGACGTGGATCGGATGGACTACCTGGTGCGGGACGCCCACCACACCGGCGTCCCCTACGGCACCATCGACCACGAACGGCTGGTCCGCGAACTCAGATACAGCGACGGACGACTCGTGCTCGAGGAGGGGAACGTCCGGACCGCCGAGTCGCTGCTGCTCGCCAGGGCGCTCATGGACGCGACGGTGTACCGTCACCACGTCTCGCGCATCGCCGGCGCGATGCTGGAGCGCGCCTCGGAGCGGCTCATCGCCTCCGGCATCGACGTCGGGACGTTCCGCCGGATGGCGGACCACGACCTGCTCGTCGCGCTCCGGGAGGACGTCCCCGAACTCGGCCGGCGCATCGAGTACCGCGACCTGTACAAGCGGGCGGTGTGGGCGGAACTCGGGGACGTCCCGGCGGACGTGGTGGAACTCGACCATGCGGGCGAACGAGCCGCCGAGCGCGACATCGCGGACGTCGCCGGCGTCGACGACCGCGACGTCCTCGTCGACGTGCCCGGCCGGCCGACGTTCACCGAGGCCGCCAGCCGCGTCGTCGTCAACGGCGTCCCCCAGCGGCTGGAGGACGCCTCCGAACTCGTCTCGGGACTCCGAGCGGCCCAGCGCGCCGGCTGGCGGATGGGCGTCTACGCGCCCGAGGAACACGTCGACGAGGTCGCGGCCGCGACGGAGGCGGTCCTCGGCGTCCGCGCGGTCGCCCCGTGACGGCTTCCGAATCGGCGTCGTCACTCATCGGAACCTACCGACCTCGAAGAGACTGGCCGTTTCAGCACGCACCGTCTCGGCCATTGAAGAAGCGAGAATCGCTCGGAACCGAACGTGCGAGATTGGCGCGGAATAGAGGGCGTTACTGCTTGTGCGGAAGTACGTTCTCGTAGAACCAGAAGTCGACGACTCGCTGCGCTAACGCCTCGTACTGGTCGGGGTTGTCCGGTTTCCGCAGGTACGCGTTCGCACGGAGCTTGTAGCTCCGCTGGACGTCCTTCTCGACCGTGGAGCTGGTGAGGATGAGAACGGGGAGATGAGCGAGTTCCTGGTTCTCGCGGACCTCCTCGAGCACCGTAAACCCGTTACTCCCGGGAAGGTTCAGGTCCAGGAGGAGGACGTCCGGCAGTGTGGGCGGCTCCGTCGCCGCGCGCTCGGAGAGGAAGTCGAGCGCCTCCCGACTGGTGGTCACAGCGTGGATCGAGGTGCTGCGGTCCACCGTTTTGAAGGCTTCCTGGATGAGTCGAACGTCACCAGGATTGTCCTCGACGAGTAGAATGTCAATATTCATGTTACGGAGAGGTTCAGGAGCTTCCAGCACATCGATTGGCCCTCCCCGAGTTAAGGTCTTTGTCTAAGTGGGTAGGTTCTGGACGGTACTTGATTGGATCGAACAGGCGTTCACGACTACCCGACCGCCGGTGCGACCGCCGTGACGGCTGCGTTTTCCCTCCGCTGCGGCCGCCGACAGGACTGCTCACCACCTCCGGTAGTTGACGGGCGCCGACAGTGCAGACGAGCGTATCCGGAGCTACCGCACGGAAAGCACTTGTATCCGAGACGACGTTTAGTTCTATGACAGAACCGGTCGTCCCTTGTAACGTTCTGGTGGTTTTCTTCATCGGGTTACTCGTCACGGGAGCGACTATTGGAATCCGGAACGAACAAGAGGTTCGTGCGTGTCACGACGAGTACGACGACGATCCATCGGTCATCGTGATGTGCGAGGACGCACTCACGGATATCAGGCGTGGGGTGGCCATGTTCAGTGTGATACTCGGTTTCGTCGGCGTGGCGTGGAACGTTCAGTCCCGATGGAGCTGATCGGTTCGTAGCACCCCTGAGCGGTCCTCTCGCACTAACGACTTCCCTTGGACTCGGATCCGACCGACGGTTACCGGGAATCGAGGGCGTTCGGTCCCACCTGCACCGTCGAATCGGCAACTGTTTTTATCCGATGCCGGCCAAACGCGGGGTATGATCCGATTCGTCGCGGCTCCGACGACCCGTTCCCATCGGAGGGTCCCCGCGTGACGACGATCAAGGACTCCGTCCACGACCACATCCAGGTCGAGGGCGTCGCCGCGGACCTGCTGGACACGCCCCAGGTCCAGCGACTCCGTCGCATCGCCCAGCTCGGCACCGTGAAGCTGGTCTACCCGTCGGCGAACCACACGCGGTTCGAGCACAGCCTCGGCGTCTACCACCTCGCCTCCCGGGCGCTCGAACACCTCTCCATCGAGGGCGTCCAGGCCGAGCGCATCCGCGCCGCCGCGATGCTCCACGACATCGGCCACGCCCCGTTCAGCCACAACGTCGAGGAACTGCTCCACCGACACACCGGGCTGTACCACGACGACGTCGAGGAGCTCATCGCCGACACAGCGGTCGCGGACGTGCTCGCGGACCACGGGCTCGACCCCGACCGCGTCGCCGGGCTCATCGCCGGCGAGGGCAAGTACGGTCAGCTGGTGTCGGGTGAACTGGACGTGGACCGGATGGACTACTTGGTGCGGGACGCCCACCACACCGGCGTTCCGTATGGCACCATCGACCACGAACGGCTGGTCAGGGAGCTGACCTTCGTCGGCGGCGAACTCGTGCTCGACGAGGGCAACGTCCAGACCGCCGAATCGCTCCTCGTCGCTCGGGCGCTGATGAATCCGACCGTCTACACCCACCACGTCGCGCGTATCAGCAAGGCGATGCTCCGGCGCGCGACCGAGCGCCTGCTGGACGCGCCCGACATCGACGCCGACGTCGTCCGTCGGATGGACGACTACGACCTCGTCACCGCGCTCCGGATGAACGACGGCACCGCCGAGTTCGCTCGGCGCTACGACTCACGGGACCTCTACAAGCGAGCCGTATGGGCGGAGTACCACGACGTCCCGGAGTCGGTTCGCTCGGCGGACCCCGCCGAACTCCGGGACGTCGAGGCCGACGTCGCCGAGAGCTGTGAACTCGATGCGAACGAGGTCATCGTCGACGTACCGGCCGAACCCGGGATGACCGAGTCGACCTCCGAGGTCCTCGTCAACGGCGAGGTCCGTCGGCTGGAGGACCAGTCGCCGCTCGTCACGGCCCTCCGCACGTCCCAGCGCGAGCAGTGGCGCCTCGGCGTCTACACCGTCGCGGACGCGACCGGCCGGGTGGGAAGGGCTGCCGCCGAGCGACTGGGGCTCGACATCGATGGCGCGCTCGTCGCCGACGTGACGCCGGGCGTGACCGCGACGCTCGACGAGTTCGACGGGGGTGCGCGATGAGCGGACCGGTCACGTTCGAGGGCACGGTGCTCGTCGGCCGCGACTTCGACCCCGTGGAGGGACGCGTCGTCGTCGAGGACGGCGTCATCACCGCCGTCGAGGAGACGTCCACCGGGTCGACCGACATCGTCGCGCCCGCGTTCGTCAACGCCCACACCCACATCGGTGACTCCATCGCGAAGGAGGCCGGCCGGGGCCTCTCGCTGGACGAACTCGTCGCCCCCCCTGACGGACTGAAACACCGGCTC belongs to Halorarum halophilum and includes:
- a CDS encoding Lrp/AsnC family transcriptional regulator, which encodes MELDDTDRAILRILQEDARTPFSEVARRIDMSSATVHDRVSRLEEAGVIRGYHAEIDPGSVGYGVSALVGLRVQQGHEDEALARLREVDGVREIHLTTGEWDVMMRVYAENTDDLRELMFGQIAGMDGFDRSQTMVILGTAYEEAGVPIPSHR
- a CDS encoding response regulator: MNIDILLVEDNPGDVRLIQEAFKTVDRSTSIHAVTTSREALDFLSERAATEPPTLPDVLLLDLNLPGSNGFTVLEEVRENQELAHLPVLILTSSTVEKDVQRSYKLRANAYLRKPDNPDQYEALAQRVVDFWFYENVLPHKQ
- a CDS encoding HD domain-containing protein, with protein sequence MKAIKDSVHDYITLDPAAADLLDTDAVQRLRHIKQLSTVRLVYPSASHTRFEHSLGVYHLASRALDSLGIEGDRARHVRAAALLHDVGHGPYGHQTETVIERHTGQHHDEVGDLLGRTDAADVLEFHDLDPDRVAALVRGEGELGQLVSGELDVDRMDYLVRDAHHTGVPYGTIDHERLVRELRYSDGRLVLEEGNVRTAESLLLARALMDATVYRHHVSRIAGAMLERASERLIASGIDVGTFRRMADHDLLVALREDVPELGRRIEYRDLYKRAVWAELGDVPADVVELDHAGERAAERDIADVAGVDDRDVLVDVPGRPTFTEAASRVVVNGVPQRLEDASELVSGLRAAQRAGWRMGVYAPEEHVDEVAAATEAVLGVRAVAP
- a CDS encoding inositol monophosphatase family protein, encoding MNGRTSRAAVAERAARAGAAVASGRFRSDVDVETKGGKTNVVTEADRASQRRVIEIVRDAYPTDALVGEEEEELKAIPSEGPAWVVDPIDGTNNYVRDIRVFATAVAAVVDGDPVAAANVLPAMDDVYTSDADGAYRNGQSVAVSDISDPERATVAPTVWWGFDRRDEYAAACSEIVRRFGDMRRFGCAQATLAMVADGSLEGTITNVACNPWDTVAGVHMVRQAEGRVTDLDGERWTHDSRGLVASNGSVHDELLDAARGIDAVRG
- a CDS encoding HD domain-containing protein, with amino-acid sequence MTTIKDSVHDHIQVEGVAADLLDTPQVQRLRRIAQLGTVKLVYPSANHTRFEHSLGVYHLASRALEHLSIEGVQAERIRAAAMLHDIGHAPFSHNVEELLHRHTGLYHDDVEELIADTAVADVLADHGLDPDRVAGLIAGEGKYGQLVSGELDVDRMDYLVRDAHHTGVPYGTIDHERLVRELTFVGGELVLDEGNVQTAESLLVARALMNPTVYTHHVARISKAMLRRATERLLDAPDIDADVVRRMDDYDLVTALRMNDGTAEFARRYDSRDLYKRAVWAEYHDVPESVRSADPAELRDVEADVAESCELDANEVIVDVPAEPGMTESTSEVLVNGEVRRLEDQSPLVTALRTSQREQWRLGVYTVADATGRVGRAAAERLGLDIDGALVADVTPGVTATLDEFDGGAR